A DNA window from Mastomys coucha isolate ucsf_1 unplaced genomic scaffold, UCSF_Mcou_1 pScaffold21, whole genome shotgun sequence contains the following coding sequences:
- the Atf5 gene encoding cyclic AMP-dependent transcription factor ATF-5 translates to MSLLATLGLELDRALLPASGLGWLVDYGKLPLAPAPLGPYEVLGGALEGGLPGGGEPLAGDGFSDWMTERVDFTALLPLEAPLPPGTLPPPSPAPPDLEAMASLLKKELEQMEDFFLDAPLLPPPSPPPPPPPAPSLPLPLPLPTFDLPQPPTLDTLDLLAVYCRSEAGPGDSGLSALPVPQQPPPLAPLPSPSRPAPYPSPASTRGDRKQKKRDQNKSAALRYRQRKRAEGEALEGECQGLEARNRELRERAESVEREIQYVKDLLIEVYKARSQRTRST, encoded by the exons ATGTCACTCCTGGCGACCCTAGGACTGGAGCTGGACAGGGCCCTGCTCCCAGCTAGCGGGCTGGGCTGGCTTGTAGACTATGGGAAACTCCCCCTGGCCCCTGCCCCCCTGGGCCCCTATGAGGTCCTTGGGGGTGCCCTGGAGGGCGGGCTTCCAGGGGGGGGAGAGCCCCTGGCAG GTGACGGCTTCTCTGATTGGATGACCGAGCGGGTGGACTTCACAGCTCTCCTTCCTCTGGAGGCCCCTCTGCCCCCAGGcactctccccccaccctccccagcccctcctgaCCTGGAAGCCATGGCATCCCTACTTAAGAAAGAGCTAGAACAGATGGAAGACTTCTTCCTTGATGCCCCACTCCTCCCACcaccctctccacccccacccccacccccagcaccctctctgcccctgcccTTGCCCTTGCCCACCTTTGACCTCCCTCAGCCTCCTACCCTGGATACCCTAGACCTGCTGGCTGTTTACTGCCGCAGTGAGGCTGGGCCAGGGGATTCTGGCTTGTCAGCCCTGCCTGTCCCCCAGCAGCCTCCTCCTCTGGCCCCTCTGCCTTCACCCTCCCGCCCAGCCCCCTATCCTAGTCCTGCCAGCACCCGAGGGGACCGCAAGCAAAAGAAGAGAGACCAGAATAAGTCAGCTGCTCTCAGGTACCGCCAGAGGAAGCGGGCAGAGGGCGAGGCCCTGGAGGGCGAGTGCCAGGGCCTGGAGGCACGGAACCGGGAGCTGAGGGAGAGGGCTGAGTCAGTGGAGCGGGAGATCCAGTATGTGAAGGACCTGCTAATTGAGGTGTACAAGGCCCGAAGCCAGAGGACCCGCAGCACCTAG
- the Nup62 gene encoding nuclear pore glycoprotein p62 — protein MSGFNFGGTGAPAGGFTFGTAKTATTTPATGFSFSASGTSTGGFNFGTPSQPAVTTPSTSLFSLTTQTPTTQTPGFNFGTTPASGGAGFSLGIGTPKLSLSNTAATPATANTGSFGLGSSTLTNAISSANTSSQGTAPTGFVFGSSTTSAPSTGSTGFSFTSGSASQPGASGFNLGSVGSSAQPTALSGSPFTPATLVTTTAGTTQPAAAAAPTAATTSAGSTLFASIAAAPASSSATVLSLSAPVTTAATPSAGTLGFSLKAPGAAPGASTTSTTTTTTTTTTTAAASSTTTTGFALSLKPLVPAGPSSVAATALPASSTAAGTTTGPAMTYAQLESLINKWSLELEDQERHFLQQATQVNAWDRTLIENGEKITSLHREVEKVKLDQKRLDQELDFILSQQKELEDLLSPLEESVKEQSGTIYLQHADEEREKTYKLAENIDAQLKRMAQDLKDIIEHLNMAGGPADTSDPLQQICKILNAHMDSLQWVDQSSALLQRRVEEASRVCEGRRKEQERSLRIAFD, from the coding sequence ATGAGTGGGTTTAACTTTGGAGGCACCGGGGCTCCTGCTGGCGGCTTTACATTTGGGACTGCAAAGACTGCGACCACCACACCTGCCACtggcttttccttctctgcttctggcACCAGCACTGGAGGGTTTAATTTTGGGACTCCCTCCCAGCCAGCTGTGACCACCCCTTCCACCAGCCTCTTCTCACTCACCACACAGACCCCAACCACACAGACTCCAGGATTCAACTTTGGAACAACACCTGCTTCTGGAGGAGCAGGCTTCTCCCTGGGGATCGGCACCCCAAAGCTCAGCTTGAGTAACACAGCTGCCACACCAGCCACAGCCAACACTGGCAGCTTTGGGCTTGGCAGCAGCACCCTCACCAATGCCATCTCAAGTGCCAACACCTCCAGCCAGGGGACAGCCCCCACTGGCTTTGTCTTTGGCTCTTCTACCACCTCTGCTCCATCCACCGGCTCCACGGGGTTCTCATTCACCAGTGGCAGTGCATCCCAGCCTGGAGCCTCTGGCTTCAACCTTGGCTCTGTGGGTAGCTCCGCCCAGCCCACAGCACTGTCTGGCTCTCCCTTCACTCCAGCCACTCTGGTGACCACTACAGCAGGAACTACacagccagctgctgctgctgcgcccactgctgccaccaccagtGCAGGGTCTACACTCTTTGCTTCCAtagctgctgctcctgcctcatCCAGTGCTACAGTGCTCTCCCTCTCAGCTCCTGTGACAACTGCAGCCACTCCTAGTGCTGGGACTTTGGGCTTCAGCCTCAAGGCCCCTGGAGCTGCTCCTGGTGcctccaccaccagcaccaccactaccactaccaccactactaccaccgcCGCCGCCTCCTCTACCACAACCACTGGCTTTGCCTTAAGCCTGAAACCCCTGGTGCCAGCTGGCCCCAGCAGTGTGGCAGCTactgctctgcctgcctccagtaCAGCAGCTGGGACTACCACAGGTCCAGCGATGACCTATGCACAACTGGAAAGCCTGATCAACAAGTGGAGTCTGGAGCTGGAGGACCAGGAGCGGCACTTCCTGCAGCAGGCCACACAGGTCAATGCCTGGGACCGCACACTGATTGAGAATGGGGAGAAGATCACCAGTCTGCACCGAGAGGTAGAAAAGGTGAAGCTGGATCAGAAGCGGCTGGACCAGGAGTTGGACTTTATCCTGTCACAGCAGAAGGAGCTGGAAGACCTCCTGAGCCCATTGGAGGAGTCAGTGAAGGAGCAAAGTGGTACCATCTACCTTCAGCACGCTGATGAGGAGCGTGAGAAGACCTACAAGCTGGCTGAGAACATCGATGCTCAGCTCAAGCGTATGGCACAGGACCTCAAGGACATTATTGAGCACCTAAATATGGCTGGTGGCCCCGCAGACACCAGTGACCCACTGCAACAGATCTGCAAGATCCTCAATGCACACATGGACTCTCTTCAGTGGGTGGACCAGAGCTCTGCCCTGCTAcagaggagggtggaggaggccAGCCGTGTGTGTGAGGGCCGGCGCAAGGAACAGGAGCGCAGCCTGCGCATTGCCTTTGACTAG